Proteins encoded within one genomic window of Nonomuraea gerenzanensis:
- a CDS encoding helix-turn-helix transcriptional regulator — MTGPPGTGKTMAAISWATCGAAPGPIAWVTLQRGAERPEVFWPMVLSAFRRAGVAVSGDGDPVAALALHLTERAQPVVLVLDDLSLPADCEVNRDLGRLLRDTHAWLRLVVTARQDPPLPMRRYHLAQELTEVGVEQLAFSERETEQLLAQHKVSLSQASLRTLLARTEGWAAGLRLAAISLEGHPAPDEFVAHFAGDDNSVVAYLMEEVLDAEPEDRRRLLLATSVPERINAELATELAGPVAGRAFAAMVRDNAFAMRLDQGWYRFHPMFADALRLILRHEAPGHLAELDLRAASWFARTGDVHDAVWHAARAGAWPYAARLVVDHLEIGRLLGLRPDHVLGESLRAMPECAPQPEGAPEQAVVTAAMARAGGDEETCAAALDTASALIGRSPAAASPALRLAIGLVRLADPQPRDPDLSRNLTEVEGLLQETPAHSLDQHPEVEALVLAARGSLELRQGRLHEAVAALRAAIEPATRAGGECLYRQCLGQLALAEGLRGRPARACELAAQAEQLPEAGPAGRRGAASHLASAWVALQKVEPARAKQELARAHAAVRQCPDAVMAGLHALVGAQAKLLEGLPRQALEETRQVTQGPQWLRRRLLLLQSEAHALLGETAEARACAERAGDADDLRKPLALALAALSAGRPEEAVRAVHAVLAEPGLVPVDVRLDALLLDARLAYQGGDPSRGRRMLDRALRLGDREQALMPFARSKPWLQPLLRHDPYLVRPYLRFLARLRLTPESGEERLDATLYGRLSARELDVLQHLSKVMTTEEIAAQMYVSVNTVKTHLKSIYRKLAVTRRAEAVRRAKHLSLV; from the coding sequence GTGACCGGACCTCCGGGCACCGGCAAGACGATGGCGGCGATCTCGTGGGCCACGTGCGGTGCCGCCCCGGGCCCCATCGCCTGGGTCACCCTGCAGCGGGGGGCCGAGCGACCTGAGGTCTTCTGGCCCATGGTCCTGTCGGCCTTCCGGCGGGCGGGCGTGGCGGTGAGCGGTGACGGCGACCCGGTCGCCGCCCTGGCCCTGCACCTCACCGAGCGGGCTCAGCCCGTGGTCCTGGTGCTGGACGACCTGTCCCTGCCCGCCGACTGCGAGGTGAACCGGGACCTCGGCCGGCTGCTGCGCGACACGCACGCCTGGCTGCGGCTCGTCGTGACGGCGCGGCAGGACCCGCCGCTGCCGATGCGCCGCTACCACCTGGCCCAGGAGCTCACCGAGGTCGGGGTCGAGCAGCTCGCCTTCTCCGAGCGGGAGACCGAGCAGCTCCTGGCGCAGCACAAGGTGAGCCTGTCGCAGGCGTCCCTGCGGACGCTGCTGGCCAGGACCGAAGGCTGGGCCGCCGGGCTGCGCCTGGCCGCGATCTCGCTGGAGGGGCATCCCGCCCCTGACGAGTTCGTCGCGCACTTCGCCGGGGACGACAACTCCGTCGTCGCCTATCTGATGGAGGAGGTCCTGGACGCCGAGCCCGAGGACCGGCGCCGCCTGCTGCTGGCCACCAGCGTTCCCGAGCGGATCAACGCGGAGCTGGCCACCGAGCTGGCCGGGCCGGTGGCGGGCCGGGCGTTCGCCGCGATGGTCCGCGACAACGCCTTCGCCATGCGCCTGGACCAGGGCTGGTACCGCTTCCACCCGATGTTCGCCGACGCGCTGCGCCTGATCCTGCGGCACGAGGCGCCGGGCCACCTCGCCGAGCTGGACCTGCGCGCGGCCTCCTGGTTCGCGCGCACCGGCGACGTGCACGACGCGGTGTGGCACGCCGCCCGCGCCGGAGCCTGGCCCTACGCCGCCAGGCTCGTCGTCGACCACCTGGAGATCGGCCGGCTGCTCGGCCTGCGGCCCGACCACGTGCTCGGCGAGAGCCTGCGGGCGATGCCGGAATGCGCGCCGCAGCCGGAAGGGGCTCCCGAGCAGGCCGTGGTCACGGCGGCCATGGCCAGGGCCGGCGGTGACGAGGAGACCTGCGCCGCCGCCCTGGACACGGCGTCGGCACTGATCGGCCGCTCCCCGGCCGCCGCGTCCCCGGCCCTGCGGCTGGCCATCGGGCTGGTACGGCTGGCGGACCCGCAGCCGCGCGACCCGGACCTGTCCCGCAACCTCACCGAGGTGGAGGGCCTGCTGCAGGAGACGCCGGCGCACTCCCTCGACCAGCATCCGGAGGTGGAGGCCCTGGTCCTGGCCGCGCGCGGGTCGCTGGAGCTGCGGCAGGGGCGGCTGCACGAGGCCGTGGCGGCCCTGCGCGCGGCCATCGAGCCGGCCACGCGGGCCGGGGGAGAGTGCCTGTACCGGCAGTGCCTGGGGCAGCTCGCGCTGGCCGAGGGGCTGCGCGGACGCCCGGCGCGGGCCTGCGAGCTGGCGGCTCAGGCGGAGCAGCTGCCCGAGGCCGGCCCGGCGGGCCGCCGGGGGGCCGCATCGCATCTCGCCTCGGCGTGGGTCGCGCTCCAGAAGGTGGAGCCGGCCCGCGCCAAGCAGGAGCTGGCCAGGGCCCACGCGGCCGTCCGGCAGTGCCCCGACGCGGTCATGGCCGGGCTGCACGCGCTGGTCGGCGCCCAGGCCAAGCTGCTGGAGGGCCTGCCCCGCCAGGCTCTGGAGGAGACGCGCCAGGTCACCCAGGGGCCGCAGTGGCTGCGGCGGCGCCTGCTGCTCCTCCAGTCGGAGGCGCACGCGCTGCTGGGCGAGACCGCCGAGGCGCGGGCGTGCGCGGAACGCGCCGGGGACGCCGACGACCTGCGCAAGCCCCTGGCCCTCGCGCTCGCCGCGCTGAGCGCGGGACGGCCGGAGGAGGCCGTGCGGGCGGTGCACGCGGTGCTGGCGGAGCCGGGCCTGGTGCCCGTGGACGTCCGCCTGGACGCCCTGCTGCTGGACGCCCGGCTGGCCTACCAGGGCGGCGATCCCTCCCGTGGCCGCCGGATGCTCGATCGGGCGTTGCGGCTCGGTGACCGCGAGCAGGCGCTGATGCCGTTCGCCCGCTCGAAGCCCTGGTTGCAGCCGCTGCTGCGGCACGACCCGTACCTGGTCAGGCCGTACCTGCGGTTCCTGGCGCGGCTGCGCCTCACACCGGAGAGCGGCGAGGAGCGGCTGGACGCCACCCTGTACGGCCGGCTCAGCGCCCGCGAGCTGGACGTGCTGCAGCACCTGAGCAAGGTGATGACGACCGAGGAGATCGCCGCGCAGATGTACGTGTCGGTCAACACCGTCAAGACGCACCTGAAGAGCATCTACCGCAAGCTCGCGGTCACCCGCCGCGCCGAGGCGGTCCGCCGGGCCAAACACCTCTCACTCGTCTGA
- a CDS encoding AI-2E family transporter: protein MRQTSHSRPSVRSRLEAPGVAGWLFTGLALGVVVLLFVLQVLRPLLLPLLLAAAIAVVIAPLADRLTARRMPRPAAAALCCLAVLVTAALCGVVLVVGLRGQLQSIGAALDVAWARAEQLARDLGMAAEQAGDLRQTFSEALPTLVTQLLSGLAGGVAALVELVVGLALGLYLVFFMLKDTGLMTSATVRFLPVPADVGREAVVRAAGIIRRYFLGMTLIALMNTVLIVGAALILGVPALGVIALATFLGAYIPYAGAFVSGAFTVLIALGSGGVSTALWMLLVVLLANGTLQNLLAPFVFGAALRIHPMVVLLVTVLAGILAGLAGVMLAVPVTALALDLARLIKKHDLRERDDHHRLDDQRHDDQRHGDQRHGDQRQDEPVTPEGRTR from the coding sequence ATGAGACAGACGAGCCACTCGCGGCCGTCGGTGCGGTCCCGCCTGGAGGCGCCGGGCGTGGCCGGGTGGCTGTTCACCGGCCTCGCGCTGGGCGTCGTCGTCCTGCTGTTCGTGCTGCAGGTGCTGCGGCCGCTGCTGCTGCCACTGCTGCTGGCCGCGGCCATCGCCGTCGTCATCGCGCCGCTCGCCGACCGGCTGACCGCCCGGCGGATGCCGCGGCCCGCCGCGGCGGCGCTCTGCTGCCTGGCCGTCCTGGTGACGGCGGCCCTCTGCGGCGTCGTGCTGGTCGTCGGCCTGCGCGGCCAGCTCCAGTCGATCGGCGCCGCGCTGGACGTCGCCTGGGCCAGGGCCGAGCAGCTCGCCCGCGATCTCGGCATGGCGGCCGAGCAGGCCGGGGACCTGCGCCAGACCTTCTCCGAGGCGCTGCCGACCCTGGTCACCCAGCTGCTCAGCGGCCTGGCCGGCGGGGTGGCCGCCCTGGTCGAGCTGGTGGTCGGCCTCGCGCTGGGGCTGTACCTGGTGTTCTTCATGCTCAAGGACACCGGGCTGATGACGTCCGCGACCGTGCGGTTCCTGCCGGTGCCCGCCGACGTCGGGCGGGAGGCGGTCGTGCGGGCCGCCGGGATCATCCGCCGGTACTTCCTGGGCATGACGCTGATCGCCCTGATGAACACCGTGCTCATCGTCGGCGCCGCGCTGATCCTGGGGGTGCCCGCGCTGGGGGTGATCGCGCTGGCCACGTTCCTGGGGGCGTACATCCCGTACGCCGGCGCGTTCGTCTCCGGTGCGTTCACCGTGCTCATCGCGCTCGGCTCCGGTGGCGTGAGCACCGCGCTGTGGATGTTGCTCGTGGTGCTGCTGGCCAACGGCACCCTGCAGAACCTGCTCGCGCCGTTCGTGTTCGGCGCCGCGCTGCGCATCCATCCGATGGTCGTGCTGCTCGTCACCGTTCTGGCGGGGATCCTGGCGGGGCTGGCCGGCGTGATGCTGGCCGTACCGGTGACGGCGCTGGCGCTCGACCTGGCGCGCCTCATCAAGAAGCACGACCTGCGAGAACGCGACGACCACCACCGGCTTGACGACCAGCGGCACGACGACCAGCGGCACGGCGACCAGCGGCACGGCGACCAGCGGCAGGACGAGCCGGTCACCCCTGAGGGGAGGACGCGATGA
- a CDS encoding RDD family protein, whose product MASPCYAGIVSRMVAVLIDAAALTVVTPIAVLGPPMMWQSLAGTPPSWFTSGFQIAGATLPLVYFSLAWWATGQTLGGLVLAIMVRRADGSRVGLLRAALRAGLGLLFAPVWFVGMVLVLVQAHRRAMHDLVFGTVVVRKPAR is encoded by the coding sequence ATGGCATCGCCCTGTTATGCCGGGATCGTGTCACGCATGGTGGCCGTGCTGATCGACGCCGCGGCCCTCACGGTCGTGACCCCGATCGCCGTGCTCGGCCCGCCGATGATGTGGCAGTCCCTGGCGGGCACGCCGCCCTCGTGGTTCACCTCCGGCTTCCAGATCGCGGGGGCGACACTGCCCCTGGTCTACTTCTCGCTCGCCTGGTGGGCGACCGGGCAGACGCTCGGCGGGCTCGTCCTGGCGATCATGGTCAGGCGCGCGGACGGGAGCCGGGTGGGCCTGCTCCGGGCGGCGCTGCGGGCCGGCCTCGGCCTGCTGTTCGCCCCCGTCTGGTTCGTCGGTATGGTGCTGGTGCTGGTGCAGGCACACCGCAGGGCGATGCACGACCTGGTGTTCGGCACCGTCGTGGTACGCAAACCGGCCCGGTGA
- a CDS encoding TetR/AcrR family transcriptional regulator, producing MSSAPMSGRKAQAARNDELILQAARAVFTAEPGAPIAAVAEKAGVGISALYRRYPSKEALLQKLCGDGLRLYIEVSERSLAHEGDAWEAFAEYLRGIVDADSSSLTIKLAGTFTPTEELGGLAARASALAIEVYDRAVAAGVLRPDVTPADIALLFEQLASIKLGDEERVAQLRHRYLTLMMDALRVPPARRDLPGPEPRDEELAARWRPRG from the coding sequence ATGAGCAGCGCACCCATGAGCGGCCGCAAGGCACAGGCCGCACGCAACGACGAGCTGATCCTCCAAGCGGCGCGGGCGGTCTTCACCGCCGAGCCCGGCGCCCCCATCGCGGCCGTGGCCGAGAAGGCGGGCGTCGGGATCAGCGCGCTCTACCGCCGCTACCCCAGCAAGGAGGCGCTGCTGCAGAAGCTGTGCGGTGACGGGCTGCGCCTCTACATCGAGGTCAGCGAGCGATCACTGGCCCACGAGGGCGATGCGTGGGAGGCGTTCGCCGAATATCTGCGCGGCATTGTGGACGCCGACTCCAGCTCGCTGACGATCAAGCTGGCGGGCACGTTCACCCCGACCGAGGAGCTGGGTGGGCTGGCGGCCAGGGCCTCGGCCCTGGCCATCGAGGTCTACGACCGGGCGGTGGCGGCGGGCGTGCTGCGGCCGGACGTGACGCCGGCCGACATCGCGCTGCTGTTCGAGCAGCTCGCCTCGATCAAGCTGGGCGACGAGGAACGCGTCGCCCAGCTCCGCCACCGCTACCTGACACTCATGATGGACGCCCTGCGCGTCCCCCCGGCCCGCCGTGACCTGCCCGGCCCCGAGCCACGGGACGAGGAGCTGGCCGCCCGCTGGCGGCCACGCGGCTAG